The Acidobacteriota bacterium sequence CCCGCGCCCTGCTTCTGCTCGCAAATTTCGGCAAGGAAGGCGGGCCGGCACCTATCGTCGGGAAGTTTAGTCAGGAAATCCTCGCAAAGATGATCGGCACGACTCGATCACGGGTCGGCCATTTCATGAACAAATTCCGCAAATTAGGCTATATCAAATACAATGGAGACCTTGAAATCCATAATTCCTTGTTGAATATCGTCCTGTACGACAAGCCCGAGATAAAGCACGAGCGAAGTTCGTTAGGTGGAGAAGGCCGCTGACCTGCCTGTTGTGCCTCTACCAAGTTTGCCATCAACCTTAAAGACCGCCAAAGCCACTCGGTCACCGTGATCACTGTTTGCTGCGTGCATGAGTCCGCAGTTGGCCCCTTCGGCGACATCGCGCGATGTCCGAGATGAGTCCGGTAATGCGCTCCTTAGCAGACATCAGTGCGCACTGGTGGATCGCCATCGTTCAGTGGGCGTGCATTGCCCTTAAGCCAATGGCTTTAGTCGATCATTCTTGAAATGGGAACGGAGGTCAATTCGAGCCAAAAATTTGGCCGGAGGGGATCGGTCACGAAGTTCTTTTAGATTAGCCGCCGATATTCAGCTTCAGGCACACCGTATAATGCACCGGCGACGCGCTCGATGCCCTTGCGATTAAGGACAACGATCTCGCCTGTGGCAGTTTTAATGAGCCGCTGCCTTGCAAGGTTTTGCAGCGCCTCGGTGACTCCGGCCCGTCGCACGGCGAGCATCAACGACAGGAATTCGTGGGTGAGCAGCAATACGTTGCCGGAAACTCGGTCGTCTGCCATTAAAATCCAGCGCGCCAATCGTTGCTCAATGTTGGCTTGCGCGTTGGCAATGGCAGTATGAGCCGTTTGCACCATAAAGACTTGCACGAATTTGAGCAGCATGACGTGCAAGGTCCTGCTCGCTTCCAACGCCTTGCAAAGTGCGTCGGCTGAAATGTGCTGTCCGTCGCCAGCGACCTGCAAATAGGTCGAATGGGGCGAGGATTGGCCACCGAGCACAACC is a genomic window containing:
- a CDS encoding cyclic nucleotide-binding protein, which encodes MSRSASSTTTQRNQLLAALSPADLNLLRPYLTPVALQLRKELEKPNRPIKDVYFIDTGIASVVAVQNGKLVEVGLIGCEGMSGTSVVLGGQSSPHSTYLQVAGDGQHISADALCKALEASRTLHVMLLKFVQVFMVQTAHTAIANAQANIEQRLARWILMADDRVSGNVLLLTHEFLSLMLAVRRAGVTEALQNLARQRLIKTATGEIVVLNRKGIERVAGALYGVPEAEYRRLI